Sequence from the Nitrospirota bacterium genome:
GTGCGCGTGTCGCCTCCGCAGGACAGTCTGGCCGACGCGCCGTACTTCGTCGATTATGTGCTCCGACAGTCCGAGGAAACGGCCGACGCGGCGCTGCCCGACGGGACGAGAGTCTATACCACGCTCGATCCCATCCTGCAGCGGATCGCCGGCGAGGTCCTCCAGAACGGACTCGCGCGACTGGAGAAGGTCCATCCCAAGTTGAAACGCGCGGACCTGCCGCTGCAGGGCGCGTTGGTGGCGCTGGATCCCAGGACCGGCGGCATCCTGGCGATGGTCGGCGGGCGGGAGTATCGGGCCAGCCAGTTCAATCGGTCCGTGCAGGCCAAACGGCAACCCGGATCGCTCTTCAAGCCGCTCGTGTATCTGGCCGCGTTCGAGACGACGAAGGACGCCGGGCCGAGCGCCGTCACGCCGGCCAGCCTCATCCTCGATGCGCCGGTGACGTTCGAGTCGCCGGCCGGACCGTGGTCGCCCCAGAACTACGACCGCCAGTTCCACGGCACGGTGACGATCCGGGCCGCGCTGGAACAATCCCTCAATGTGCCGGCGGTGCGGGTCGCTCAGACGGTCGGCGCCAAGCGCATCATTCGCACGGCGCATGATCTGGGGATCAAGAGCCCGCTGGACGACAATCTGTCGCTCGCGTTGGGCAGTTCCGCGGTCTCGTTGCTGGAAATCACCGCGGCCTTCGGCGTGCTGGCGCACAACGGGCTGGCGGCGCCGCCGTCGGCGATCAGGTCCGTCGCGGCGCCGAACGGCGACCCGCTGTGGCACGCGCTGCCCGATCGGCGCCAGGCCGTGTCGCCGCAGGCGGCCTATGTGGTCACTTCGCTGCTGAAAGGCGTCCTCGATCGCGGCACCGCGGCCAGGGCGAGGGCGATGGGACTGCAGAGCGTCGTGGCCGGCAAAACCGGCACAACCGACGGGTACCGCGACGCCTGGTTCGTCGGTTACACGCCGGACATCGTGATCGGGGTGTGGGTCGGGTTCGACGATGAGCAGCCGCTCGGCCTCACGGGAGCGCAGGCCGCGCTGCCGATCTGGACGGAGTTCGCCCGCCAGGTGATTCCGTCCAATTCTCCCGACTTCACCGCGCCGTCCGGCGTGGTGACCCGCGAAATCGATCCGCAGACCGGCCAGCTCGCCACCTCGAAGTGTCCGGAGCGGACGCCGGAGGTCTTCATCGAAGGCACCGAGCCGACGGTCTACTGCGAAGTGCACGGCGAAGGTTTTTGGGACCGGATCAAACGGACCTTCAGCTTCTTCTGATCCTTCAGCCGCCCGCGCGCTTCTCGCCTTTCTCGCATGCGACGCCGCGCAAAGACTGTCGGAAAACGACTGAATCGTTGACGAATGGGCTAGGTTGTCGCATCTTCGTGGACATTTGAACGGGAAAGTTCCGTGAGATCCGCATGATTCCTCCGCCGATTCCTCCTGATGAAGCGCAGCGCCTGGCCGCGCTGCACGCGCTCCACATCCTCGACACTCCGCCGGAGGAACGGTTCGATCGCATCACGCGTCTCGCGCAACGCCTCTTCGACGTGCCGATCGCCTTGATCTCGTTGGTGGATGCTTCACGGCAGTGGTTCAAATCCCGCGCCGGCCTCGATGTCGCGCAGACTCCCCGGGAGATTTCGTTTTGCGGCCACGCGATCCTCGGCCACGAGGCGTTCGTGGTCCGGGACGCCCGGGTCGATCCCCGCTTCTCCGACAATCCGCTGGTGACCGGCGAGCCCGCGATTCGTTTCTACGCGGGATGGCCGCTTGCCGATCCCGCCGGCCGTACACTGGGTACGCTTTGCCTCATCGATCGCCGGCCTCGACAGTTGAGCGAAGCCGATCTGCGGGTCTTGCGCGATCTGGCCTCATTGGCGGAGCAGGAGCTGACCAACCGGGAACTCCTCGCGGCCTGTGCCGGCCTGAGAGAAAGCGAAGAGCGGTTCCGGGTGCTGGTGGAATCTTCTCCGAGCGGCATGGTCATCGTGGATGAAACCGGCACGATCCGACTGGTGAACGCCGAGTTGGAGCGCCAGTTCGGATACAGCCGCACCGAGCTGGTCGGGCGGCCGATCGACATGCTGGTGCCCGTTGATGCCCGCGGAACGCATGCCGACTTTCGCGCTGAGTACTTCGCCGCACCGTCCACGCGGCTGATGAGTCCTGGGCGCGAGCTGTCAGGTCTTCGGAAAGACGGGACCGTTTTCCCCGTCGAGATCGGGCTGGCCCCGCTGGAGACCTCCACAGGCCGCCAGGTCCTCGCATCTATCATCGACATTTCGGCTCGCCGGCAAGCGGAGCAGGAGCAACGGCGTCTGGCCGCCATCCTCGAAGCTACGTCGGACTTCGTCGGCACAGCCGACCTGGAAGGACGAGCACTGTACGTGAATGCGGCCGGTCGAAGAATGTGCGGGATCAGCGATGACGAGGATATCACGAAGACGGTCATCCCCGACTTTCACCCGGCTTGGGCGGCCAGGCTCGTCCTCGAAGAAGGCGTTCCGGCGGCGATGCGCGACGGAATCTGGCGCGGGGAGACGGCGCTGCGACGTCCGGACGGAACCGAGATCCCCGTGTCGCAAGTGATCATCGCGCACAAGGATCGCCAGGGCCGGCTCGAATATCTCTCGACGATCATGCACGATATCAGTGAGCGGAAACGGGCCGAGGAAACGCTGCGGGCGAGCGAGGAACGGTACGCGTTGGCGGTGCGCGGCACCTCCGACGGCCTGTGGGACCGCGACATCCTGACGAACACCGAATACTGGTCGCCACGGTTCAGGGAGTTGGTGGGCTATCACGAGTCCGAGCTACGGAGCACCTTCGAGTCGTTTGTCACCCTGTTGCATCCCGACGATGTGGACCGGGTCACCTTGGCCCTCCGCGCGCATCTGGAACGCCGCAAACCGTACGACATCGAATATCGCCTGCGGACGAAGAGCGGCACGTACCGGTGGTTTCGGTCGCGCGGCCAAGCGGTGTGGAACGAAGCGGGCTGGCCGGTCCGCATGGCCGGCGCGATCACCGATATCACGGATCGGAAGTCGGTCGAAGAGGAACTGCGCGCGACCAAGAAGCTGCTGCGGGCGATGCTGGATCATACGCCGGCCGTCGTCTACGCGAAGGATCTGAACGGCCGGTATCTCTTCGTCAACCGCCGTCATGAGCAGGTATTCGGCCGGACGCACGAAGAAACGGTCGGCAGGAGCGACGACGAGTTGTTTCCCGGCCGGCAGGTCGAGGTCTATCGGGCGCACGACCGCGAAGTGCTCTCGACCCTCAAGGCGATCGAATACGAGGAAACCGCCGTCCAGGAGGGGCAGCTCCATACCTACCTGTCGGTGAAGTTCCCTCTGCTGGACTCATCCGGCCGGCCGTTCGGCGTCTGCGGCATTTCCACCGATATCACCGATCGCAAGGAAGCGGAGGAGGAACTCCGAGAACTCACGGATCGGCTCCAGGCGATTGTGCAGGCCTCGCCGGTGGCCGTCATCGCTATCGATCCCGGTGGAATCGTGACCATGTGGAATCCGGCCGCGGAGCGCATCTTCGGCTGGAGCGAAGCCGAAGTCGTCGGCCGCCTGGTCCCCTTTGTGCCAGACGACAAGCGGGAGGAATTCCGGACTCTGCTCGAGCGGGTGCTGCGCGGCGAATCGCTGTTCCAATTGGAGTTGGAACGGCGGAGAAAAGACGGCACGCTGATCCAGGTGAACCTGTCCGCCGCGCCCTTGCGGGATTCAAGGGGGAAGATTTACGGCATTATGGCGGTCTTGGGAAACGTCACGGAGCGGAAGCAATTGGAAGAGCAATTGCGGCAGGCGACGAAAATGGAGGCGATCGGACGGTTGGCGGGCGGGGTGGCGCACGACTTCAACAACATGCTGACCGCGATCCGTGGCTACAGCGAGCTGCTGGTCACGGACTTGCCGGAGAACGATCGGAAGCGGCACCAGGCGGAGGAGATTCTCAAGGCGGCGGAGCGGGCGGCGTCGCTGACGCAGCAGTTGCTGGCGTTCAGCCGGCGACAGGTCATTCAACCGAAAACAGTGGACCTCAATGCGCTGCTTACGGATCTGATGGGCATGCTGCGACGGGTGATCGGAGAAGACATCCGGTTGGTCGCCCGACTGGAGCCTGGGTTGTGGCCGGTCACGGCTGATCCTGGACAACTGGAACAGGTGGTGCTGAACCTGGCGGTGAACGCGCGGGACGCGATGCCTCAGGGCGGCGTCCTCACGATCGAGACGGCGAACGCCCGGGAAGAACGGCCGAAAGGCGACGGGCCGGACGGCGGAAGCATCGGCGCCGTCCAGCTCACGGTCCACGACACCGGGTCCGGCATGGACGCCGGGACCTTGGCCCGCATCTTCGAACCGTTCTTCACGACAAAAGAGTTGGGAAGGGGCACCGGCTTGGGACTTGCCACGGTGTATGGGATCGTGCAGCAGAGCGGCGGCACGATCACCGCGGACAGTACGCCGGGCCAGGGCACAACCTTCACCATCCGGTTTCCGCGCGCGCAGTCGCCGGTCGCGGACGTGCGGGCGCTCGACGGCCCGGCCGAGGTCCTCACCGGATCCGAGACGATCCTGGTGGTGGAGGATGAGCCCTTCGTCCGCCAGTTTCTGAAGGAGTTGTTGGCGGGCCGTGGGTATCAAGTGCTCGAAGCCGCGTCGGGCGCCGAAGCCTTGGCCCGCTGCGAGGCGTACCACCGGCCGATCCATCTGTTGTTGACCGACGTGGTGATGCCGGAGATGAACGGGCGGCAACTGGCGCAGATGGTCGTCGCCAAGCGGCCGGAAATCCGAGTCCTCTTCATGTCCGGCTACACGGATGACGCGGTCCTGCGGCACGGCGTGCAGAACCGCAGCGACGCGTTCATCCAGAAACCCTATGCGCCGGAAGCGCTGCTGAGAAAAATCCGAGAAGTGCTGTCGGCCGAGGGCTAAGGCTCCGGTCCCTCCTCCGTTCCTTTCTGCCTCCGGTAGCCCGTCGAAATTTCTGGTTTTCGTCGATTTCTCAGGCGAGTACGGGTATTTTCGGCAGTAGCGCGCCGTCGATCTCTTCGCCGGGCGCTCTCTCCGGACGGGGCTGATGATCGCCGAGATTTTCGATCCCGCCAACTACATCCTGAGCCTGTATGCGCTCCCGACCTTCATCAGCTCGACGGCGCTGGCGTCGCTCGGTCTGCTGGTCCTCCTGCGGGAGCGCGCGTCCCGGGAAAGCGTCTTGTACTGCTTGATGACCCTGACCGTTACGGTGTGGCTCTTCGCCTTTTCGTGGATGTACTGCGCCGAGGAGAAAGCGGTCGCGCTCTGGTGGGCGCGGACGGCCTACCTAGGCATCCCCTTCGTCTGTTCGGCCGTCTATCACTTTACCGTCTCGGTTCTACGCCTCTACCAACGACGCAAGGGATTCGTGTGGGCCGGGTGGGTGCTGTCCGCTGGCTTCTCGGCGACGGCGCTTTGGACGGAAGACCTGATCAGCGGCGTCGATCGGTACTGGTGGGGCTATTACCCGAAGTACGGCCGGCTCGGCGCACCATTCACCGCGTTCTTCGCGCTGATGTCGCTGATCAGCCTGCGGTACTACTGGAACGAATATCGCAAGGCGAAGCCGGGCGTTCACCGTAACCGGGTGCAATGGTTTCTGATCGCGTTCGCCATCGCCTCGTTGTCCTGGGTGGATTACCTGCCTAAATACGGCGTCGAGTTGTATCCCTTCGGGTATGCGGCGCTCGTCGGCTGGCTGCTCTTCGTCGAGCGCGCCATCTGGCGCTACCAACTCGTCGATCTCACGCCGGCTTTCGCTGCGGATCAGATCATCCGAACGGTGGCGGATCCGTTGTTAGTGCTCGATCAGGAGGGCGTGGTGCAGGTGGTCAATCAGGCGGCGTGCCGCCTGTTCGGTCGCACGGAAGCGCAGATCGTGGGCGCGCCCGTCGCCGCGATCAGCGCCGACTTCCTTCCGGCAGAACGTCTCCAGATGCTGCTCCGCACCGGCCAGAACATGAACTACGAAGTCGCCTATCGCGACGGGCGGGATGAGCCGGTGGCCCTCGACGTGTCCGCATCCGTCAAGCGCGGCCGGTCCGGCCGCGCCGTCGGCATCGTCTGCGTCGCCCGGGACATCACGGCGCGCAAGCGCGCCGAGGATGCCCTGCGGGCGAGCGAAGAGCGGTTCTACTCGGTCGCGCAATCGGCCTCCGACGCCATCATCTCGGCCGACGGCCGCGGCCGAATCCAATTCTGGAACAAGGGCGCCGAGGCCATCTTCGGGTATACCGAAGACGAAGTGATGGGACGTCCGTTGACGATGCTGATGCCGGAGCGGTATCGGGAGGCCCATCAGAAGGGGCTCGAACGGGCTTACGCGACCGGAGAGCGCCGGGCCGCCGGAAAGACGATCGAGCTCAACGGCTTGCGGAAAAACGGGCGGGAGTTTCCCTTGGAACTTTCGCTGTCGATGTGGAAAGCGGGCGGCGACACGTGTTTCAGCGGGATCATCCGCGACATCACTGAGCGGAAACAGGCGGAAGCCCGGCTCACGGAGGCCGCGTACTACGATTTTCTCACCGGTCTGCCGAACCGGCGCCTGTTCATGGAACTGCTTGCGCAGGCGATCGCGCGCGCCCGCCGCATCGAAAAATCGGTCGCGGTGCTGTTCCTGGACCTCGACAACTTCAAGCTGATCAACGACACGCTGGGCCACGTGGAAGGCGACGCGGTCTTGAAGATCGTCGCCAACCGGCTCACCGGCTGCGTGCGCGAAACCGACGCCGTCGCGCGTGTCGGCGGCGAGGACGCCGGCGACACCTCCGCGCCGTCGGCGTCCGACCGCGATGGCAACGTCGTCGCCCGCCTGGGCGGAGACGAGTTCACGTTTCTTCTGGAGGGCATCCACTCCGCGCGGGACGTGGAGCGGATCGCGCAACGGATTCTCGACGCCGTCGCCAAGCCGATCCGGCTCAAAGGACACGAGTTGGTGCTGACAGCGAGTATCGGGATCGTGCTGTATCCGGGCGACGGGACCGACCGGGAGAGTCTGATCAAGAACGCGGATGTCGCGATGTACTCGGCCAAGCGGCAGAAAAACACCTTCCGGTACTATTCGCCGGACATGAACGCCCGCGCGGTCGAGCGGCTCAATCTGGAAGCCGACCTGCGGCATGCGTTGGACCACGGAGAATTCGAACTGTATTACCAGCCCTTCGTCGACGCCCGCACCGGCCTGATCAGCGGGGTGGAGGCGCTGGTCCGGTGGCACCACCACGAGCGCGGACCGATCGGACCGGACACGTTCATCCCGCTGGCCGAGGAATCGGGCCTGATCGTCCCCTTGAGCCAGTGGGCCTTGCGAACCGCCTGCGTTCAGGTCGGCGCCTGGCGCGCCGGCGGATTCCCGTACCTGCGGGTGGCGGTCAACTTGTCGCGCAGCCTCTGCCAGCACCATAACCTGATCGATCTGATCGAGCCGGTGCTCAAGGACACCGGCCTGGCGCCGGAAGGGCTGGAACTGGAGCTGACGGAAAGCGTCCTGATCCAGGACCGGGAGCGCGCCGTATCGATGCTGCGCGCGCTCTCCGCCTGGGGGATCCGCATTTCCATCGACGATTTCGGCGTGGAGTATTCGTCCCTCAGCTATCTGCGTCAGTTGCCGATCACCACGTTGAAGATCGATCAATCCTTCGTGCGCGAGGTCACGACGAACCGAAGCGATGCGGCGATCGTGCAGACGATCATCACGCTGGCCCGCTGCCTGAAACTGACGGTGATCGCCGAAGGCGTGGAGACGGAGGCGCAGGCGGCGTTCTTGCGCGACCAGCAGTGCGACGAATTGCAGGGCTATTACTTCTACCGGCCGATCCCGGCGGAGGCGATGACGGGGATTCTGAGGGCCGAAGGCGGAGCGGAAAAGAGCGCTAGCCCGCATTATTAACCCTGCTCTGAAAATAACCGTCAGCCGTCAGCTATCAGCCGTCGGCTTTCCCCTTATCTGGCTCCTTTCCCCCGGTGAAAGGGGGCTGAGGTGAGGGGGAATAGGCAGGGCTTGAATGCGATCAGCGTAGTGGTCGGACCGCCTGAAAATATAACGGTTATCCCTATCTCCCGCACCAGGACCGGGTCATCCACCCTCACCCTCTCCCATTATGGGAGAGGGTGAAGAACAACCCACACCATTGCCCGAAGAGCCCAAGAAGGCAAGGGCGTCAACCGTTCATCCATCTGTGCGTTCCCAACCTCACGAAGGACGGTGTGGTCACCCTATCACTGGAGGTAGCCATGGGAGGCATCGTTGTTGGAGCAGCGCTAGGGATTGTCATGGTTGCGTCCGTCGTCCTCGCGCAGAGCGACACACCGGGGATCGATCGGCGGCAGGCTAATCAGGAGCGGCGGGTTGATCAGGGCATTGCCGGCGGGCAATTGACGGAGCGGGAAGCGGCGAGACTGGAGCGGCGGCAGGAGCAGATCAATAGGATGGAAGATCGTGCGAAGGCCGACGGTGTGGTGACGAAGCGAGAGCGGGCTCGCATCCATGGGGCGCAAGACCGAGCGTCGAAGAACATCTTTCGGGAAAAGCATGATCGGCAGGGGGCGCGGCATCGGTAGACGGGCGAGTGGGCGAGATGAGCGGTTCCTGTACGTTCACCGAGGGGAGCGCCGATGAAGAAGGTTGAGTCAGCCGGATGATGAAGGCGCGCGTTGCCGGACTCCCGGCGCTGCTTTTTGTGCTGACGGCGGCGCAATGGCTTGTTTGTCCGGTGAGTCGCGGCGAAGAGCAAGACTGGATGACGAGTCTCTCCATAGGTTATTCGACGGGAACCTACGGTACGGATTCGCCGACGAGCATCCTCTCCGTGCCGATGACCATCCGACGGTTGTTCGCCGACGGCGATCTCTCGCTGACGGTTCCCTTCGTGAGCGTCACGGGCGACTGCCGAGTCACGCTGGTGAACGGTCTGCCCAATCGGACGGGGGGAACCTGTCCTAGGCGAACCGTCACCATTTTGGGCCGGAGCAGAACCTTCACGTTGCCCGCCGTCGTCAACAATCAAGGGCTTGGGGATATCGTGCTCCAAGGACGCTACTACGTTCTGGAAGAAGACGAGCTGGCACCCATGGTGGCCATCACCGCGCGAGTCAAATTCCCGACGGCGAACAACGAGATCGGGTTGGGCACAGGAGAGTTCGACGAAGGGGGTGGGATCGAGATGTCGAAAGAAATCTTGCCCGACTGGCTCGTCTTTGCCGACGCAGGCTTCACGGTGATCGGACAACCGGAAGGCGTCACGCTCAGAAACCAATGGATCTACGATCTCGGGCTGGGATACTACGTCACGGATGCGTTCTTTGTGAGCGTGTCGTATGAAGAGTGGCGCGCGATCATCTCCGGCTTGCCCAACCCCCGAGATGTCTTGGTGGGAGCGAACTATCGCGTCGCCTCGGCGTTCCGCGTCAACGTCTCGACGACGGTCGGGCTCTCCGACGGCGCGCCCGACTACGGGCTGACCGGCGGCGTCTCCATCCGCTTCTGACGGTGTGCGTCAACCCTTCAGCGGGTGATGCGTTCTTCTTGGGCAAGAAGGAGGTTTCCGATTCATCTTCACCACGACTACACAGGAGGTACTGAACATGCGCACGGAGGGATGGGGAATGGTCATGATCGTGGCGGCGGTAGCGGCGGTGCCGTACCTGGCGTATGCCGACGCGACCGATCTGGGAGACCGCATCAATGAGCGCCTGGATCGCCGGGGAGATCGGATCAACGAACGGCTCGACCGGCGGGGGGATGCCGTCAATGAGCGATTGGACCGCCGAGGGGATGCCGTGAACGACCGTCTCGATCGGGCGGCGGAACGGGCCCGAGCAGCGGGGAACGAGCAACGAGCCGAGCGGTTGGACCGGAAGGGCAATCGGGTGGAAACCCGGCTGGATCGTCGAGGCGATCGGATCGAAAACCGGCTTGACCGGAAGGGGGATCGGATCGAGAATCGGCTGGATCGTCTCGGGGACCGGATCGACCGCCGGTTTGATCGGCGCATCGATCGTGTCCCGGGAGCCGGTCGTCCGGCGAGGGTGCGGTAAAACGGCGTGGGGTGGCTGGAAGGGATCGATGATCGGCCACCCCGCGATACGTCCCGGCCTGCAGTGTCTGGGCGGGAGGGGGTCGTCTCTGGATCACACCCAGGCATTGGAACAGTTTCTGGCTGGGATCGAACGACGCGCGTTCCGCATCGCGGAGATTGCGACGGGCGATGTGGACGAGGCGATGGACCTGGTCCAAGACGCGATGTTCAAGCTCGTCCAGCGGTATAGGAGGCGCGATGCGTCGGAATGGGGACCGCTGTTCCACCGGATCTTGCAGAGCCGTATCCGCGATTGGTATCGACGGACACAGGTGCGCAAGCGGTGGCGACGCTGGTTCTGGCCATCCGATGACGATGCGCAGGAGGATCCGATCGAAGCGATCCCGGACGGCTCGACCGGGCCGCTCGACGAGCAGGTCCAGCAGAAGCGGGCCTATGCCGCGCTTGAAACGGCGATCCGGCAGCTTCCTTTGCGGCAACAACAAGCGTTTCTCCTGCGGGCGTGGGAAGAACTCGACGTCAAACAGACCGCGGCGGCGATGGGTTGCTCGGAAGGCAGCGTCAAGACGCACTATTCCCGCGCCGTGCATAGCTTGAGAAAAAACCTGGGTGACCATTGGCCATGAAGCCCGAGAACGAGCAGCCGGACACCCGGCTCGTGGCGCAGGCGAAGCAGGTGCTGGAGCGAAGTCTCGCGGATCTCCATCCGGATACGTGCTCCCGGCTCCGGCTGGCTCGCCGGCGCGCGCTTGAGGAAGGCGGGGGTCCGTCCGATCGATTCCCGATCGCCTCTCTACGATGGGCCGGCGGGTTCGCGATGGCGTCGCTGGCCGTGCTGGCCGTTGCGCTATGGATGGGAAGGTCGGGTGCGCCGAATCCCAACCCTCTGCCCCCTCTCGAAGATCTGGAGTTGGTCACTTCAGGGGAGAACTTCGAACTGTCTGAAGACTTGGACTTTTATGGCTGGTTGGCCGAAACCGCGACCGCTGGATAAGTGGCTCTGGCTCTGCCTGTCAGGATGTTCAAAAAGGTCAACCAACAAGGCCGCAGGAGCGCGGCGACTGAGGTGTGCTCTTTGCCGTACGTCGCAGGGAGACGCGCAACGAGAACGCAGTTGGGGGCCTTTTTCAACATTCTGCTGGTGGTCGCGGTTCAGGTCTCCGACGCAGCACCTCGGGAGGCTGATTCCCTTCCTGAGGCCGATTTTCTGGAGTTTCTCGGTTCTTGGCGGACGGAAGACGGCACATGGGTGGATCCGTTTCAACAGGACGAGGAACTGCCCGCCTTCTTGATGGAAGACCGGCCGGACACCTCGCGGGAACGGGAATTTCGCGATCGACGCAGGAAGAAACGAATCGAGCCGGGCTCGCCGGCCGGCGCCTCGACCGAGCCTCGGTTGCACGGCGAGAACAACGAACCATGACACGCGGCCTGAGATTCTTGCTCCTTCTGCTCTTGTTGGCGCTGCCGGCCGTGGCGCAATCCGAAGAAACGGCCGTTCCCTGGGACGGGTTGGCGCCCGATGAGCAACAGATCCTCCAACGGTTCCGCGGGACATGGGACCAATTGCCACCTGAACGGCAGAACCGTTTGCTGAACGGCGCGCGGCAATGGATGAACATGAGTCAGTCGGAGCGCGAGGAGGCGCGGCTGCGGTTCCAGCAATGGCGGCAATTGCCGCCGGACGAGCAACAGCGCCGGCGGGAACGCTTCGAGCGGTTCCGGCGCTTGCCGCCGCAGCAGCGGGAAGCGATCCGTGAGGCGAAGCGTTGGTTTCAATCCCTCCCGCCCGAACGGCGCCGGGCGCTGCGCGAGCAGTGGCGCACCATGTCACCGGACGAGCGGCGCGAATTGCGCCGACAACTCCGTCGGGAGTTCGGCGGCGGACGTGCTCCTTCGTCCGACACTCGACCCCTTCTTCCCCGGCCCGAGCGGCCGATGCATCCACGTCCCTCTCGTCCGGTACGCTAGCCCGCATGAAGAACGAGGATTCGTGACGTTCCACCCGTTGCGACGGGAAGCGCAATGGGTACCCGGCGGACGCGTTGTGTGAGACCTTCGAGGGGTGGAATCCCAAGGACTTGCGTCAAACCTCCTGGCCGGCGCCCACTTGCGCGGGGCACCCATTGCATTCCGGAAGCAATGGGTCCCGGCGACGGATCCTCGGCGAAAGCCGGGGCGAACCGGTTGGCCAGGATCACGCTGATCCGAACCGGCAATCCGACAGTGAAGGAAAGTCCCTGTGCGGCCGGTCAGACACACGGTGTGTGCGGCCGGCGCGGAGGGTCGGAGAAGCGTCTCAACTGAGGATGGCTCGTGGCATGCCTGACGGTGTTCATTGCCCGAGGGGTCGAAGAGCCGGAGAGGGAGGCGGGGCGCTGAGGCACAGCCGAGATGACGCGCCGAGGCCCCGTGAGAACGGGGCGGAGCAAAGGGGACCCACCCGAGTGCGCGGGGAAGCGGTGCACCGGAGTACGGTGAAGGAGGAAAGGAAAGTTTCCGGTCAGGAACGGCGGCCGTCCGGGTCGCTTGTTGCGACCGGATGAGCGTGGCGCGGACGAAGATGGCCGTTCCGATGAGGGCGGACCGGGCGGTCGCAGCGGACCGGCTCCCGGCTCGGATCGTGATCCGGATGCAGGTGTGTCGCGGGCGCTCGGTCCGTGTGATCGGCCGGACGCGACGCCGAGCCGACCTCGGCCGCCTGTCGCTCGGTCAGCGTTCTCAGACGGGCGGTATTCCTGGCCAGCCCGACGATGAGGAACGCCAGCGAGACGAAGAACAGCATGCGCCATGGCGAGGGATCTTCCCACAGGTCCAGCAACGTGATCGTGAGCTCGCGATCCATGAGCATCGATACCATGACGCAGGGAAAGACCACGCCCAGACTCCGCTGCCAGAACGTCTCCTGATTCCATCGCGCCACCGCGCCACCTCCCGGTTCTCGATCGCAAGGCAAAATGAGTCGCGACGATACCAGAAACGAAGCGGCGGTGTCACGCGATTTTTCTCGCCGACCGCTCCGGCGCCGCATGGAGGCGCGCGTGTCCGCCTATATTATATTGTGGTGGGGCGGAGGAAGCCGTCGAGGACTGTGTCACGAAGCTGACAGGTGTAGAGGCGATTTCATACAGTCGTCGCCGTGGCGCCGC
This genomic interval carries:
- a CDS encoding PBP1A family penicillin-binding protein: MKLTNLVHWMKRGIALLVWSGVSAFLGFGLYGFYLSTSLSLPKSEDHPPLLIYGAPFLLKPDQDIDAVRLVERLHRLGYRPASSEVLAPGEYRVTEQTLDIHLHEQPDTHAPALPIRLTLDGRRVVEILSLVDGGPIFPVSLEPQLISGVRGESRQVREWLPLASIPKPVIDTVLAVEDHRFYSHPGIDPVAVGRAVWANLVKGEVVQGGSTITQQLAKNLFYTPQRTFVRKIKESIAALVLEAKYRKDEILESYLNEIYLGQAGSVAIYGVGEAAHRYFGKSVHDLTIEETALIAGMIKGPNTYSPVRDLRLAKQRRDVVLRRLREAGRITEEQWKVAVNTPVRVSPPQDSLADAPYFVDYVLRQSEETADAALPDGTRVYTTLDPILQRIAGEVLQNGLARLEKVHPKLKRADLPLQGALVALDPRTGGILAMVGGREYRASQFNRSVQAKRQPGSLFKPLVYLAAFETTKDAGPSAVTPASLILDAPVTFESPAGPWSPQNYDRQFHGTVTIRAALEQSLNVPAVRVAQTVGAKRIIRTAHDLGIKSPLDDNLSLALGSSAVSLLEITAAFGVLAHNGLAAPPSAIRSVAAPNGDPLWHALPDRRQAVSPQAAYVVTSLLKGVLDRGTAARARAMGLQSVVAGKTGTTDGYRDAWFVGYTPDIVIGVWVGFDDEQPLGLTGAQAALPIWTEFARQVIPSNSPDFTAPSGVVTREIDPQTGQLATSKCPERTPEVFIEGTEPTVYCEVHGEGFWDRIKRTFSFF
- a CDS encoding PAS domain S-box protein, producing the protein MIPPPIPPDEAQRLAALHALHILDTPPEERFDRITRLAQRLFDVPIALISLVDASRQWFKSRAGLDVAQTPREISFCGHAILGHEAFVVRDARVDPRFSDNPLVTGEPAIRFYAGWPLADPAGRTLGTLCLIDRRPRQLSEADLRVLRDLASLAEQELTNRELLAACAGLRESEERFRVLVESSPSGMVIVDETGTIRLVNAELERQFGYSRTELVGRPIDMLVPVDARGTHADFRAEYFAAPSTRLMSPGRELSGLRKDGTVFPVEIGLAPLETSTGRQVLASIIDISARRQAEQEQRRLAAILEATSDFVGTADLEGRALYVNAAGRRMCGISDDEDITKTVIPDFHPAWAARLVLEEGVPAAMRDGIWRGETALRRPDGTEIPVSQVIIAHKDRQGRLEYLSTIMHDISERKRAEETLRASEERYALAVRGTSDGLWDRDILTNTEYWSPRFRELVGYHESELRSTFESFVTLLHPDDVDRVTLALRAHLERRKPYDIEYRLRTKSGTYRWFRSRGQAVWNEAGWPVRMAGAITDITDRKSVEEELRATKKLLRAMLDHTPAVVYAKDLNGRYLFVNRRHEQVFGRTHEETVGRSDDELFPGRQVEVYRAHDREVLSTLKAIEYEETAVQEGQLHTYLSVKFPLLDSSGRPFGVCGISTDITDRKEAEEELRELTDRLQAIVQASPVAVIAIDPGGIVTMWNPAAERIFGWSEAEVVGRLVPFVPDDKREEFRTLLERVLRGESLFQLELERRRKDGTLIQVNLSAAPLRDSRGKIYGIMAVLGNVTERKQLEEQLRQATKMEAIGRLAGGVAHDFNNMLTAIRGYSELLVTDLPENDRKRHQAEEILKAAERAASLTQQLLAFSRRQVIQPKTVDLNALLTDLMGMLRRVIGEDIRLVARLEPGLWPVTADPGQLEQVVLNLAVNARDAMPQGGVLTIETANAREERPKGDGPDGGSIGAVQLTVHDTGSGMDAGTLARIFEPFFTTKELGRGTGLGLATVYGIVQQSGGTITADSTPGQGTTFTIRFPRAQSPVADVRALDGPAEVLTGSETILVVEDEPFVRQFLKELLAGRGYQVLEAASGAEALARCEAYHRPIHLLLTDVVMPEMNGRQLAQMVVAKRPEIRVLFMSGYTDDAVLRHGVQNRSDAFIQKPYAPEALLRKIREVLSAEG